The Bos indicus x Bos taurus breed Angus x Brahman F1 hybrid chromosome 3, Bos_hybrid_MaternalHap_v2.0, whole genome shotgun sequence genome includes a window with the following:
- the TMEM35B gene encoding transmembrane protein 35B: protein MALPLTALRVLLGSFFALTGAAKLSEQISAPVSEQMKALFVQFAEVFPLKVFGYQPDPMSYQVAVGWLELLAGLLLVLGPPMLQEMSNLILTLLMMGAIFTLVSLKESLNTCVPAIVCLGLLLLLDIC from the exons ATGGCGCTGCCGCTCACCGCTCTGCGCGTGCTGCTGGGCAGCTTCTTCGCGCTCACGGGGGCGGCCAAGCTTTCGGAGCAGATCTCGGCTCCGGTGTCGGAGCAGATG AAAGCCCTGTTCGTGCAGTTCGCTGAGGTGTTTCCGCTGAAGGTGTTCGGCTACCAGCCAGATCCCATGAGCTACCAAGTGGCTGTGGGCTGGCTGGAACTGCTGGCTGGGCTGTTGCTGGTCCTGGGCCCACCGATGCTGCAAGAGATGAGTAACTTGATTTTGACGCTGCTCATGATGg GGGCTATCTTCACTTTGGTGTCTCTGAAAGAGTCACTGAACACCTGCGTCCCAGCCATCGTCTGCCtggggctcctgctgctgctggatATCTGCTAG